The DNA sequence CCTCACACCCAGCATATATCCCCGTAACTGCAGCTCTTGCAAATCTTCATCCTGTTGACAACCGGAGGCAGGGGAGACGTAATTATCCGGTTTATATCTACCATTATTGTCTCTATCTTTTCCATATCTCCATTTTCAAGCACAACATCAAGAATCTTTTTAAGCTTTGGATAATTTATCTTGCCCGTAACCCCTTCGACGCCTTTTTGTTTCAGGTACCATATGTAATACTTCAACTGCCATATATGCGGTTCCTCCACCTTGTCTGATTTTTTTACCTCATGAATAACACGATCTTTGCCAATAAAGTCTATTTTAATAGTGCCATCAATATCTATCTCTTTTTTTTCACGTTCATATGATGTTTCATGAATCAGCTTTCCAAGATAGACTGCATCATTATTCTGTTCCATCTGAATATCGTGGGCAAAGTACCATAGCTTCCTTTGGCATAGGAAATAGTAATTGATCTGAGTGCCGGTGAGCTTGAGGTGAGCGATACTATTGTCCATGGTCTGAATATCCGTATTTCACAAAATTGTTAGCATAATTGACATCTTTATTCAAGCGTAATAACATTGTAATAACAATAAAAGGAAAGGGATCATATGATACGCAAAATATGTCATATAGGTAATAGTCAGGGGATATCAATCCCAAAAGATATCCTGAAAAAACTCAACTTAACAACCGGTGTCGAGGTTGAAGTTACACTGGATGAAGGAACTAACAGGATCATCATAGAACCTTCAATATCCAGTACTGCATATAAACCAATCAATGCAGAATTTGCCACCCAGGTTAAAGAGTTCATTGATCAATACAGGCCGGCATTGAAATCACTGGCGAAGAAATGAACTATCTGACGCCCGAGCAGATTCTCTTTATCCATTTTCTTATAATCGAAGAAACCGGAGGCAGCCATGGCATCCGTGACCTGTCACTGTTAGAATCAGCCACTGCAAGACCTATAGCCACATTCTCCGCTACTGATCTATACCCCGACATATTTTCTAAAGCTGCCGCCCTCATGCATTCAATAATCAAAAATCATCCTTTTGTGGATGGCAACAAAAGAACCGCAATCACCGCTGCAGGAATATTCCTCAAAGTTAACAACTATACCATCACAGCATCAAACAGGGTACTTGAACAATTTACTCTTAAAGTCGCAAGTAATAATGTCGCTATTGAGGAAATTGCAGAGTGGTTCAGAAAACATGTTTAAAAGGTAGTATAGCATAGCTGAGAATAAAACTATCATAACTTAGCTCCACATACATCGACATTAGATATAAGTAAATATGTTATACAAGGTTTGAAAAGGCATAGCCAACACAATGCCGCATGTGCTACATAGCATTTCAATCAAAGCTCTATTTGTATTAAACAAAGTCATGCAATACTTTGCCATTGAGGTAGCGGACAGGGATGTAGAAGCGGAAGAGATGGCCTCCCATTATAATAAATTCGAATAA is a window from the Nitrospirota bacterium genome containing:
- the cas4 gene encoding CRISPR-associated protein Cas4, whose amino-acid sequence is MDNSIAHLKLTGTQINYYFLCQRKLWYFAHDIQMEQNNDAVYLGKLIHETSYEREKKEIDIDGTIKIDFIGKDRVIHEVKKSDKVEEPHIWQLKYYIWYLKQKGVEGVTGKINYPKLKKILDVVLENGDMEKIETIMVDINRIITSPLPPVVNRMKICKSCSYGDICWV
- a CDS encoding AbrB/MazE/SpoVT family DNA-binding domain-containing protein — protein: MIRKICHIGNSQGISIPKDILKKLNLTTGVEVEVTLDEGTNRIIIEPSISSTAYKPINAEFATQVKEFIDQYRPALKSLAKK
- a CDS encoding type II toxin-antitoxin system death-on-curing family toxin, producing the protein MNYLTPEQILFIHFLIIEETGGSHGIRDLSLLESATARPIATFSATDLYPDIFSKAAALMHSIIKNHPFVDGNKRTAITAAGIFLKVNNYTITASNRVLEQFTLKVASNNVAIEEIAEWFRKHV